One Gimesia aquarii DNA segment encodes these proteins:
- the fliG gene encoding flagellar motor switch protein FliG: protein MDELQKAATLLLSLDKALAAEVLSLMPKEDVEKVTMMIASMQDVSKEQQTSVLNEFTALRSEQTNMERGGLDAVNELLEQSLGKEGAGSILDSINQTMNSVPFGFLQKSGAANLLTFIIEEHPQTIAMIMSHLSSNLAAEVLAGLPSNKQMDVIKRIANMEQTSPEVIRDVEKSLEHRMKNTFSQGMEKAGGVELVAEILNVTDRMTNKGILESMDQDTPDLADEIRRLMFVFDDLIKLDGKAIQALLKEVDTNQWAIALKGASDEIKQKVLSNLSQRAADMLREEMEYLGPIKVSDVEAVQQQIVDSVRRLEDAGEIEVAAGNESEQYIT from the coding sequence ATGGATGAATTACAAAAAGCAGCGACTTTGTTATTGAGCTTGGATAAAGCGCTTGCTGCTGAGGTACTCAGCTTAATGCCCAAGGAAGATGTCGAAAAAGTCACTATGATGATAGCCAGCATGCAAGATGTTTCTAAAGAACAGCAAACGAGTGTATTGAATGAATTCACAGCGTTGCGTAGTGAACAAACCAATATGGAACGAGGTGGGTTGGATGCAGTCAATGAACTTCTTGAACAGTCATTAGGCAAAGAAGGTGCGGGCTCAATTCTCGACAGTATCAATCAGACCATGAACTCAGTTCCGTTTGGGTTTTTACAGAAATCTGGTGCAGCGAATCTATTGACGTTCATCATAGAAGAACATCCTCAGACAATCGCCATGATTATGTCGCACTTATCAAGTAATTTGGCTGCTGAAGTTCTGGCTGGACTACCCTCTAATAAACAGATGGATGTGATTAAACGGATCGCAAACATGGAACAAACCAGTCCAGAAGTAATTCGTGATGTGGAAAAGAGTCTCGAGCATCGCATGAAAAACACGTTCAGTCAAGGAATGGAAAAAGCAGGTGGTGTTGAGCTTGTGGCAGAAATTCTGAACGTAACTGATCGAATGACGAATAAGGGGATTTTGGAAAGTATGGATCAGGACACACCGGATCTGGCTGATGAGATTCGGCGTTTGATGTTTGTCTTTGATGATCTAATCAAACTGGATGGTAAAGCAATTCAAGCCTTGTTGAAAGAAGTGGATACCAATCAGTGGGCGATCGCACTCAAAGGTGCTTCTGATGAAATTAAACAGAAAGTTCTCAGTAATCTGTCACAACGAGCAGCAGATATGCTTCGGGAAGAAATGGAATATCTAGGACCGATTAAAGTCAGTGACGTTGAAGCAGTACAACAACAAATTGTTGATAGTGTGCGGCGATTAGAAGATGCAGGTGAGATTGAAGTCGCCGCCGGAAATGAGAGCGAACAGTATATCACATAG
- the fliE gene encoding flagellar hook-basal body complex protein FliE, which yields MTDSINQISNMFSPGIPPVGFNDNTANSVASDVSFKDMMLQSLENVNQIQAQSQQSIERGLLGEDITQAEVFSSIKKADLALRMMVQMRNKLLEAYNEIQRMQM from the coding sequence ATGACTGATTCCATAAACCAAATAAGCAATATGTTTTCACCCGGAATTCCGCCGGTGGGATTCAATGATAATACTGCAAATAGCGTTGCAAGCGACGTTTCCTTTAAAGATATGATGCTTCAGTCTTTGGAAAATGTGAATCAGATTCAGGCGCAATCTCAGCAATCGATTGAACGGGGATTGTTAGGGGAAGACATTACACAGGCGGAAGTCTTCTCTTCGATTAAGAAAGCAGATCTTGCTCTGCGAATGATGGTGCAGATGCGGAATAAGCTTCTGGAAGCTTATAATGAGATTCAGCGGATGCAAATGTAG